The following proteins are co-located in the Psilocybe cubensis strain MGC-MH-2018 chromosome 5, whole genome shotgun sequence genome:
- a CDS encoding Transcriptional repressor XBP1, giving the protein MTTGMLQEPVQTSPSGSGPRFRPYASPNHHVTKGRYITSNDSRGYIPVYEYPLNGQWIMMDIDDGYILWTGIWKALGNSKADIVKMIDSQPDLAPLIRRVRGGYLKIQGTWMPYEVALKLSRRVAWAIRDDLIPLFGPTFPSTCLSPDQPGYGQVVPTGQGRRRTRRSTQNSVMQMPRAGGSWTVVTPDNNMPTSPHDGLPLHPANHRSNEYHLASPYSSHMRGPPSDGPYSPIQSTADSMHSPRYGDSYHHPPTSYRKLSAPTKSTGLSLDICNLSMRERSSEPSLKVDIKLPPIHGHAGSDPGDSPYALPPISAMEDVRGSVTNDSAAVLRRLKMDDDEYPKAGRSDNDQAWARRHSLSVHPSMSSKPAETSPRFQPYTAPRSYQDHSPYRTHSSASSHGHPSNYASKAESRGVYSDLSHEGDSTSNPSPTSPNTPSSLSENEDRASSHNQYNGSMIRGKPFPGFAGRLGQQPWPPAHLHTDGHGRISESENFSVRRNSYEAQSDGDSNHPYRPW; this is encoded by the exons ATGACCACTGGCATGTTGCAA GAGCCTGTCCAGACCTCGCCTTCAGGTTCAGGTCCTCGTTTCCGACCGTATGCCAGTCCAAACCATCATGTTACAAAAGGGCGCTACATCACTAGCAATGACTCCAGAGGCTATAT TCCCGTATACGAATACCCTCTTAATGGCCAGTGGATAATGATGGATATCGATGATGGATATATCTTGTGGACGGGAATCTGGAAGG CTCTTGGAAATTCTAAAG CTGACATCGTAAAAATGATTGACTCGCAACCTGATCTCGCACCTCTTATCCGTCGGGTGCGAGGAGGGTACCTGAAGATTCAAGGCACCTGGATGCCGTATGAG GTTGCTCTGAAACTGTCAAGAAG GGTAGCATGGGCTATTCGCGACGATCTTATCCCACTTTTTGG CCCCACTTTTCCAAGCACATGTTTGTCGCCTGACCAGCCAGGGTACGGTCAGGTTGTGCCCACAGGTCAGGGTAGACGCCGTACCCGCAGATCAACACAAAACTCTGTGATGCAGATGCCCCGAGCTGGCGGAAGTTGGACGGTAGTGACGCCGGATAACAATATGCCTACATCGCCTCACGATGGACTGCCTTTACACCCCGCTAACCATCGGTCAAACGAATATCATTTGGCCTCGCCATACTCCTCCCATATGCGTGGCCCTCCATCTGATGGACCATACTCTCCTATCCAAAGTACAGCAGACTCCATGCATTCCCCTCGATATGGCGACTCTTACCACCATCCCCCTACTTCTTACCGTAAGCTTTCGGCGCCTACGAAGTCGACAGGTTTGTCGCTTGACATCTGCAACCTCTCGATGCGGGAAAGATCGTCAGAACCTTCATTAAAGGTTGACATTAAACTACCGCCTATACATGGCCATGCAGGAAGCGACCCAGGCGATTCTCCTTACGCGCTTCCTCCAATCTCTGCGATGGAAGACGTACGCGGCTCTGTCACTAATGATTCCGCCGCAGTTTTACGGCGCTTAAAAATGGACGATGACGAGTACCCAAAGGCCGGGCGCTCGGACAACGACCAAGCATGGGCTAGACGCCACTCACTATCAGTCCACCCATCTATGTCGTC AAAACCCGCAGAAACTTCCCCGCGCTTCCAGCCGTATACAGCACCAAGATCCTACCAGGACCATTCGCCATACAGAACGCATTCATCGGCCAGTAGTCACGGCCATCCCTCTAACTATGCCAGTAAGGCAGAGTCGCGGGGAGTATATTCTGATCTGTCGCATGAAGGCGACTCTACATCCAACCCTTCGCCTACTTCGCCCAATACACCAAGTTCGCTCTCTGAAAATGAAGACAGGGCATCTTCCCATAATCAATATAATGGCAGCATGATCCGCGGAAAGCCCTTTCCTGGATTTGCGGGGCGCCTTGGGCAACAGCCGTGGCCGCCTGCGCATTTACACACAGACGGCCATGGCAGGATTTCGGAATCAGAAAATTTTTCTGTGCGCCGAAATTCCTACGAAGCACAGAGTGACGGTGATTCGAACCATCCCTACCGCCCATGGTGA
- a CDS encoding Ornithine decarboxylase has translation MSQLEILPAVNPIDFSISSSDSYAQFHESSLPWTANALVNDAHTPSSTLRVTPDPSHEPEVIFPSLPPLHSGHPEIHLRNGIMNASRLSAAHEPDAEKAFFVGDLSVVYEQHQRWKACLPEIQPFYAVKCNPDPYVIRLLASLGAGFDCASNNEIAQILDVGGIDPSRIIFANPCKAVSFIRNAAKRGVDKMTFDNADELYKIARAHPRAQCIVRILTDDSKSLCAFGIKFGAPLVTVPGLLAKAKELNLDVVGVSFHVGSGCYDPSVYMDAIMRARAVFDMGKEAGYTFTLLDVGGGFEDARFEHAASVLTQAIDRYFPDRKDIKIIAEPGRFYVSKAFRLAAHIIARRAPLSKETSQETADTTSDQPAVMYYINDGVYGAFNCILFDHQVVHPYVLSMNGSFHISDSEPKHVSSVWGPTCDSIDCVSASTVLPSSLQVGDWLGFDNMGAYTVCAASQFNGFEVSNVIYTTGSSGSAEVRAALAAFAAEGHGL, from the exons ATGTCGCAGCTAGAAATTCTCCCGGCAGTCAATCCGATCGACTTTTCTATATCGTCATCTGATTCCTATGCGCAATTCCATGAAAGTAGCCTTCCGTGGACTGCAAATGCGTTGGTTAACGACGCACATACCCCTTCTTCTACCTTGCGCGTGACCCCTGACCCATCTCACGAACCAGAAGTCATTTTCCCATCTTTACCCCCACTTCACTCCGGCCACCCAGAAATTCACCTCCGTAATGGCATTATGAATGCTTCTCGCCTCTCGGCGGCCCATGAACCGGATGCCGAAAAGGCATTTTTCGTTGGAGATCTCAGTGTTGTTTATGAACAACATCAACGCTGGAAGGCGTGTCTCCCAGAAATCCAACCGTTCTATG CGGTCAAATGCAACCCGGACCCCTACGTCATACGCCTACTCGCTTCTTTGGGCGCTGGGTTCGATTGCGCTTCGAACAACGAGATTGCACAAATTCTCGATGTTGGAGGTATCGATCCATCCAGGATTATATTCGCGAACCCGTGCAAAGCGGTTTCCTTCATTCGCAATGCGGCGAAACGCGGCGTCGACAAAATGACATTCGACAACGCCGACGAACTTTACAAAATAGCACGGGCCCACCCCCGTGCCCAATGCATCGTCAGAATTCTGACAGACGATTCAAAgagcctttgtgcttttgGTATAAAATTCGGGGCTCCGCTTGTAACTGTCCCAGGTCTGCTGGCCAAGGCTAAAGAGTTGAACCTTGACGTGGTTGGTGTCAGCTTTCATGTGGGCAGCGGGTGCTACGATCCTTCTGTATATATGGATGCGATCATGCGCGCCCGTGCCGTATTTGATATGGGAAAAGAAGCAGGATACACATTCACTTTACTCGACGTGGGCGGTGGTTTTGAAGACGCACGCTTTGAGCATGCCGCGTCGGTTTTAACCCAGGCGATCGACCGTTATTTCCCCGATCGCAAGGACATCAAAATCATCGCGGAACCGGGAAGGTTCTACGTATCCAAGGCTTTCAGACTTGCCGCTCATATCATCGCTCGTCGTGCTCCTCTCTCGAAGGAGACTTCCCAGGAAACCGCAGATACGACGTCCGATCAGCCAGCTGTCATGT ACTATATCAATGATGGCGTATACGGCGCGTTCAACTGCATCCTGTTCGATCATCAAGTGGTGCACCCTTATGTGCTGTCGATGAACGGATCGTTCCATATCTCTGATTCGGAGCCCAAGCACGTCAGCAGCGTATGGGGACCCACATGCGACTCTATTGATTGCGTGTCCGCGTCGACCGTGCTTCCAAGCTCGCTCCAGGTCGGTGATTGGTTGGGCTTTGACAATATGGGTGCCTATACTGTCTGCGCTGCCAGCCAATTTAACGGCTTCGAGGTTAGCAACGTGATCTACACCACAGGAAGCTCCGGCTCCGCTGAGGTACGCGCTGCTCTTGCTGCCTTTGCTGCCGAAGGCCATGGGCTTTAG
- a CDS encoding Serine/threonine-protein phosphatase 2A activator 1, with amino-acid sequence MKSVLLDLRKIPLDEVAGLQSTPSLKIRTDDDVEYWKTTQSYLDYGIFLRRLNESVVGYTLPWEPVNRSTSITKILELLDELAHWVDDIPALQTPQRFGNIAFRTWGQRLEERCDNVLQKLLAPDFLAVLPYVKPYLLISFGSFTRMDYGSGHETSFALFLLCLTLVRFFEPEPAEERDLVLSVFLRYLKLCWKLQDTYKLEPAGSHGVWGLDDYCFLPYIFGSGQLRDQTEIPVSAVLQPPLPPTNLYFMSIMRIHDVKYGPFHEHSSQLHSIAAGVPNWGKVNTGLFKMFEAEVLGKRVVVQHIPLGGLLEWENPENKANSIPVQSAVTSQHTIRSHPSVSTPAPWASANNTVGLQHHIPGQTMLPPSLSQHNMPKTAIPSNRQSRGSEAGSHQSGPRIPQ; translated from the exons ATGAAATCAGTCCTCTTGGATCTTAGAAAAATACCACTCGATGAAGTGGCTGGTCTCCAATCGACTCCTAGTTTGAAGATTCGGACAGATGACGACGTTGAATATTGGAAAACGACCCAATCATATCTTGATTATGGTATTTTCTTGCGACGATTGAACGAATCCGTTGTTGGCTATACTCTTCCCTGGGAACCAGTTAACCGGAGCACA TCGATAACAAAAATTTTGGAACTGCTTGATGAACTAGCCCACTGGGTAGACGACATTCCTGCCCTCCAAACACCGCAACGATTTGGAAATATTGCCTTCAGAACTTGGGGTCAACGACTAGAGGAG CGATGCGATAATGTGCTTCAGAAATTACTGGCTCCCGACTTCTTGGCAGTGCTACCTTATGTCAAACCTTATCTTCTTATATCGTTCGGTTCATTCACTCGAATGGACTATGGTAGTGGTCACGAAACCTCATTCGCCCTCTTTCTGTTATGTTTGACTCTAGTTCGATTCTTCGAGCCAGAGCCTGCAGAAGAACGCGACCTTGTCTTGTCCGTTTTCCTACGCTACTTAAAACTATGTTGGAAACTCCAGGACACTTATAAACTTGAGCCTGCGGGAAGTCACGGTGTCTGGGGCCTTGATGACTATTGCTTTCTTCCATACATTTTTGGCAGCGGCCAACTTCGAG ATCAAACAGAGATTCCTGTGTCTGCCGTTCTCCAACCTCCGCTACCCCCCACGAACCTATATTTTATGTCAATCATGCGCATTCACGATGTCAAGTACGGGCCTTTCCACGAACACTCCTCTCAGTTACATTCCATTGCGGCTGGAGTGCCCAACTGGGGAAAAGTCAATACAGGTTTGTTCAAAATGTTTGAG GCTGAAGTGCTTGGGAAGCGTGTCGTCGTGCAACATATTCCCTTAGGTGGCCTCTTGGAGTGGGAAAATCCGGAAAACAAAGCAAATTCAATCCCAGTTCAATCGGCCGTAACCTCTCAGCACACAATTAGATCACACCCATCGGTTTCAACACCGGCACCTTGGGCGTCTGCGAATAACACAGTCGGACTTCAACATCACATCCCCGGCCAAACTATGCTTCCTCCATCTCTTTCACAACATAATATGCCGAAAACTGCAATCCCTTCTAACCGCCAATCGCGTGGATCCGAGGCTGGTTCACACCAATCTGGACCACGGATACCACAGTAG
- a CDS encoding ATP-dependent DNA helicase II subunit 1 produces the protein MAPYDDWNTLEEEDEDELQDPSMFETKRDVILFCIDCSESMLEPYDDHKYEDTVKTCHLYTALEAAMQIQKKKIIIGPNDSVGIMLFNTTRKSDANKNQGSEIKKGTYLLQPISPLSAPKVQELMKLLNAAREDLDELRKEFPPLTTGRVPMGDVFTSCNWVIRDGAPKTASKRVFLITDEDDPHPSVGNKQLAISARTTLVDLTQAGVTVEPFFIDTGEKGFNPSKFYSSVLLPTDLEDDEGLQKDDSLLPDSISISRIEDLLSQMRLHEVPKRAQFSIPFHLAKGFTIGIKGYGLVTEQKKGSYKYFADVDNELKPAISRTIYTAEGSQEEVDKARIMYGADVGTGTAIAEGGAANDDDEDNDEDIAGGFGARVVKAGQRPVYTAEEIRAFRTLGLEPGIKLLGFKDRAELHLEDNVKHSQFIYPDEMSYSGSKRTFSALLKSMIKKDKIALALCLTRRNASPIFCALLPQEEKGDTFDLDDPAGFHLIQLPFADDIRAATVEHGTRASEEMKNSALAWIDKLTMKKGTYDPDSFPNPALAYHNEQLQATAFEEDYDPDSFEDLTVPKFEAMHKRAGKLMKNWKLTLAQDPSTEVVIAATGSKRKADVAVSEEELRSLYDNGYLAKLRVDQLKDFLKSKGLSASGRKADLTDRVAEWFGSH, from the exons ATGGCACCCTATGATGACTGGAATACtttagaggaagaggatgaggatgagctCCAAGACCCATCG ATGTTCGAAACTAAAAGAGATGTCATTCTTTTTTGCATCGATTGCTCCGAGTCTATGTTGGAACCGTATGACGACCACAAATATGAAGATACTGTCAAAACCTGTCACCTTTACACGGCACTCGAAGCAGCGATGCAAATTCAAAAGAAGAAGATCATCATAGGACCCAATGACTCCGTTGGGATAATGCTTTTCAATACA ACAAGGAAATCAGACGCAAATAAAAATCAAGGTTCAGAAATCAAGAAGGGTACATATTTGCTACAACCGATATCCCCTCTAAGTGCACCAAAAGTGCAAGAACTCATGAAGCTACTGAATG CCGCGCGAGAAGATCTAGATGAGTTGAGAAAGGAATTCCCGCCTCTAACTACAGGCCGAGTTCCGATGGGCGACGTTTTTACCAGCTGTAACTGGGTGATACGGGATGG TGCACCAAAGACCGCTTCAAAGCGCGTCTTTCTAATCACGGACGAAGATGATCCACATCCCAGCGTCGGGAACAAACAACTAGCCATCTCAGCGCGCACTACCCTGGTT GACCTCACACAAGCCGGTGTCACGGTAGAACCTTTTTTCATCGACACAGGGGAGAAAGGGTTTAACCCATCGAAGTTCTACTCT TCCGTCTTGCTCCCCACAGatcttgaagatgatgaaggacTCCAGAAGGACGATTCACTTCTCCCAGACTCGATATCTATATCTCGGATTGAAGATCTCCTGTCGCAGATGCGCCTCCATGAAGTCCCTAAGCGAGCACAATTTAGTATCCCATTCCATTTGGCAAAGGGATTTACAATAGGAATCAAAGG ATATGGTCTGGTGACAGAACAAAAGAAAGGATCATATAAGTATTTCGCTGACGTCGACAATGAACTTAAACCCGCGATATCTCGCACAATCTACACCGCTGAG GGAAGCCAGGAAGAAGTTGATAAGGCAAGGATCATGTACGGAGCCGACGTGGGCACGGGGACAGCGATTGCTGAAGGCGGAGCCgcaaacgacgacgacgaagataaCGACGAAGACATTGCCGGCGGATTTGGTGCACGCGTTGTCAAGGCTGGGCAACGT CCTGTCTATACGGCAGAAGAAATCCGTGCCTTCCGTACTTTGGGACTTGAACCCG GGATAAAGCTTCTTGGATTCAAAGACCGTGCCGAGTTGCACCTTGAGGACAATGTCAAACATTCTCAATTTATTTATCCCGACGAAATG TCGTATTCGGGTAGCAAACGAACCTTTAGCGCGTTGCTCAAATCTATGATCAAGAAGGACAAAATTGCCCTGGCCCTCTGCCTTACTAGACGGAATGCATCCCCTATCTTTTGCGCATTATTGCCACAG GAAGAGAAAGGGGACACATTTGACTTGGACGACCCAGCTGGATTCCACCTTATTCAACTCCCGTTTGCCGACGATATTCGAGCGGCGACTGTAGAACATGGAACGCGGG CGTCAGAGGAGATGAAGAATTCCGCTCTAGCATGGATAGATAAACTTACAATGAAAAAGGGCACCTATGACCCCGACTCGTTCCCCAACCCTG CGCTTGCGTATCATAATGAGCAACTTCAAGCAACTGCCTTCGAAGAAGATTATGATCCAGATTCATTCGAGGACTTAACAGTACCAAAATTTGAGGCGATGCACAAG CGCGCCGGTAAGCTGATGAAAAATTGGAAACTCACTTTAGCGCAAGATCCTTCCACTGAGGTGGTCATCGCCGCTACGGGGTCGAAACGCAAGGCG GATGTTGCTGTCAGTGAAGAAGAGCTCAGGAGCTTGTATGATAACGGCTACCTTGCCAAG TTACGCGTGGATCAATTGAAG GACTTTTTGAAGTCAAAGGGACTGTCTGCATCAGGCAGGAAAGCCGACCTGACTGACCGGGTAGCGGAGTGGTTTGGTTCTCATTGA
- a CDS encoding Glutaredoxin-3, giving the protein MSSSNLVEVTSASHFQELLSADLNRVSVINFWAPWAEPCKQMNEVVAELSKKYPVVLFLQVEADGEQQADIAESFEVEAVPSLIILRGHTLLDRISGADAAALTQSVAKHASTPQYNPLSRTDNAPAKAPTVVPSALEDKTETEEELNTRLKHLMNQSKVVLFMKGTPEAPRCGFSRKISALLNDNKIAYTHFDILTDESVRQGLKVLNNWPTFPQLIVNGELVGGLDIVQEMVETGELKEVIG; this is encoded by the exons ATGTCAAGCTCAAACCTCGTTGAAGTTACCTCTGCGTCTCATTTCCAGGAACTTCTTTCAGCGGATCTTAATAGAGTTTCGGTAATCAACTTTTGGGCACCATGGGCTGAACCGTGCAAACAGATGAACGAGGTTGTGGCTGAACTCTCCAAAAAGTATCCTGTTGTGCTATTCCTTCAG GTTGAGGCTGATGGTGAACAGCAGGCTGACATAGCCGAATCttttgaagttgaagcagtACCGTCATTGATCATCCTTCGG GGACACACTCTACTTGACCGAATCTCTGGGGCAGATGCAGCTGCTCTGACCCAATCTGTTGCGAAACACGCGAGCACCCCTCAATACAACCCACTGTCTCGGACCGATAATGCACCTGCGAAAGCACCCACAGTGGTCCCTTCTGCCCTAGAAGATAAAACggaaacagaagaagaactcAACACCCGCCTCAAACACCTAATGAACCAAAGCAAGGTGGTTCTGTTTATGAAAGGTACACCAGAGGCTCCACGATGCGGATTCTCTCGGAAGATCTCTGCACTGCTTAATGACAACAAGATCGCCTATACACATTTCGATATATTGACAGATGAAAGCGTGCGACAAG GCTTGAAGGTTTTGAACAATTGGCCAACTTTCCCTCAGTTGATCGTGAATGGAGAGCTGGTCGGTGGACTTGATATCGTTCAGGAAATGGTGGAAACCGGGGAGCTTAAGGAAGTAATAGGATAG